In Rubrivirga marina, the following are encoded in one genomic region:
- a CDS encoding class I SAM-dependent methyltransferase, with amino-acid sequence MDYDPVKDRLGRFFWTTPARTKAFYRLLDTVFLRSWYVRRALRRRIEAFGDRPVSVLDAGTGFGQYAYWLVDTFPNVDVTAVDVKDDYLARAQTFMAQTPYAGRVVFENADLTLPLEYEDAFDLALSVDVMEHIEDDRAVFRHVLAALKPGGVFIVNTPSDQGGSGVTEEGEESFIGEHVRDGYPLAELTEKLETAGLEVIETDYAYGPAGSAAWRLLVKWPIQALNASWLTAPLVGAWYAAAGPVGLALNAVDLRADNATGTGLLVTSRKPA; translated from the coding sequence GTGGACTACGACCCCGTCAAAGACCGCCTCGGCCGCTTCTTCTGGACGACGCCCGCCCGGACGAAGGCGTTCTACCGGCTGCTCGACACCGTCTTCCTCCGCTCGTGGTACGTCCGCCGCGCGCTCCGCCGGCGGATCGAGGCGTTCGGCGACCGACCCGTCAGCGTGCTCGACGCCGGGACCGGGTTCGGCCAGTACGCCTACTGGCTCGTCGACACGTTCCCCAACGTCGACGTCACGGCGGTCGACGTGAAGGACGACTACCTCGCGCGGGCGCAGACCTTCATGGCGCAGACGCCGTACGCCGGCCGCGTCGTGTTCGAGAACGCCGACCTCACGCTCCCCCTCGAGTACGAGGACGCCTTCGACCTTGCCCTCTCGGTCGACGTGATGGAGCACATCGAGGACGACCGGGCCGTCTTCCGGCACGTCCTGGCGGCGCTCAAGCCCGGCGGCGTGTTCATCGTCAACACGCCGAGCGACCAGGGCGGGTCGGGTGTGACCGAGGAGGGGGAGGAGAGCTTTATCGGCGAGCACGTCCGCGACGGGTACCCGCTGGCGGAGCTCACGGAGAAGCTGGAGACGGCCGGGCTGGAGGTCATCGAGACCGACTACGCCTACGGCCCCGCCGGCTCGGCCGCGTGGCGACTCCTCGTGAAGTGGCCGATCCAAGCGCTCAACGCGTCGTGGCTGACGGCCCCGCTCGTCGGCGCGTGGTACGCCGCGGCCGGCCCCGTCGGGCTGGCGCTGAACGCGGTCGACCTCCGCGCCGACAACGCGACGGGCACCGGCCTCCTCGTGACTTCGCGGAAACCGGCCTAG
- a CDS encoding M16 family metallopeptidase: MLHSSRLFARLGLLAFVLAAPALAQPALDAPLPFDPAVRQGTLDNGLRYYVRHNTEPEGRAELRLAVDAGSVLEDEDQRGLAHFVEHMAFNGTERFDEPELVRYLESVGTRFGPDLNAYTSFDETVYMLQVPTDSADVFETGVDVLREWAGRITLADSAIERERGVVLEEWRIGQGASERMNRTVYPVLFGGSRYADRLPIGTPEVIETAPPERLRDFYRDWYRPDLMAVVVVGDVDVDAVEAMIRERFASLEPPTDAPERTVYDMAEASGGAVAIATDPEAPYALVRLMYRGEPRRITTYGDARQSLVEGLFFGALRERLAEIQRQPDAPYAFAAAATGNLVRTVGASQLIAVAKPGQIEEAMRVLGTEAVRASRFGITPGEVERAKADLLRSAQSAVAEAENQESRALAMAYVNAFLEGEPSVSPEARLAFVEVYLPTITLDEVNAVAEELAAGDDRVITVTAPTDGSVPAEADLLAVLDEVADAEITPYEDAIVEGPLVPAPPAAGSVFEEDADADLGTITWTLSNGATVILKPTDFKADEVLLSATSPGGTSLLDDEAVIAAGGAAGYVGQSGVGAFDQTALGKALSGQIVSVRPTISGQTEGFTGSAAPGDLETLFQLVHLYVTAPRLDRDAFEAALAQTRGILGSQVNVPRVAFGDTLSATLANGDPRSRTLREYLGDLDRADLDRSLAFYRDRFADVSDFTFVLVGAVEPEAVRPLVETYLASLPGAGRDEAPVDRSVAPPEGVIEKTVRAGVEPQAQVALVFHGEIDADDNEDRAILDATADVLSKMLREELREDRGGVYGVGVRPSVDRDEDRYQIRIQFGADPDRVDELVDAVFAEIATLKAGEAESHHLAAFQEQQRRARETNLEENSYWLSVLTTAARYDADPQDSLDQPDIVARLTMDDVRDMAVDTLDEDQYVRVVLLPVEGATSTE; this comes from the coding sequence ATGCTCCACTCGTCGCGCCTCTTCGCCCGCCTCGGGCTGCTCGCGTTCGTCCTCGCCGCCCCCGCGCTCGCTCAGCCCGCGCTCGACGCGCCGCTCCCGTTCGACCCCGCCGTGCGGCAGGGGACGCTCGACAACGGGCTCCGGTACTATGTCCGCCACAACACCGAGCCCGAGGGCCGCGCCGAGCTCCGGCTGGCGGTCGACGCCGGGAGCGTGCTCGAAGACGAGGACCAGCGTGGGCTGGCCCACTTTGTCGAGCACATGGCGTTCAACGGGACCGAGCGGTTCGACGAGCCCGAGCTCGTCCGCTACCTCGAGTCCGTCGGGACGCGGTTCGGGCCGGACCTCAACGCCTACACGTCGTTCGACGAGACGGTCTACATGCTCCAGGTCCCGACCGACTCGGCCGACGTGTTCGAGACCGGGGTCGACGTGCTCCGCGAGTGGGCCGGGCGGATCACACTCGCCGACTCGGCCATCGAGCGCGAGCGCGGCGTGGTGCTGGAGGAGTGGCGAATCGGGCAGGGCGCCTCCGAGCGGATGAACCGGACGGTGTACCCGGTCTTGTTCGGCGGCTCGCGCTACGCCGACCGCCTGCCCATCGGCACGCCCGAGGTCATCGAGACGGCGCCGCCGGAGCGGCTCCGCGACTTCTACCGCGACTGGTACCGCCCGGACCTCATGGCCGTCGTGGTCGTGGGCGACGTGGACGTCGACGCCGTCGAGGCCATGATCCGAGAGCGGTTCGCGAGCCTCGAGCCCCCCACCGACGCGCCCGAGCGGACCGTCTACGACATGGCCGAGGCCTCGGGCGGCGCGGTCGCCATCGCGACGGACCCCGAGGCCCCGTACGCGCTCGTCCGCCTGATGTACCGCGGCGAGCCCCGGCGGATCACGACCTACGGCGACGCCCGACAATCGCTCGTCGAGGGGCTCTTTTTCGGAGCGCTCCGCGAGCGGCTCGCTGAGATCCAGCGCCAGCCCGACGCGCCCTACGCCTTCGCGGCCGCCGCCACCGGCAACCTCGTCCGGACCGTCGGCGCGTCGCAGCTGATCGCGGTGGCCAAGCCGGGCCAGATCGAGGAGGCCATGCGCGTGCTCGGCACCGAGGCCGTTCGGGCGAGCCGGTTTGGGATCACCCCGGGCGAGGTCGAGCGCGCCAAGGCCGACCTGCTCCGGTCGGCGCAGTCGGCGGTGGCCGAGGCGGAGAACCAGGAGAGCCGGGCGCTCGCCATGGCCTACGTCAACGCGTTCCTGGAGGGCGAGCCGTCGGTCTCGCCCGAGGCGCGGCTCGCGTTCGTCGAGGTTTACCTCCCCACGATCACGCTCGACGAGGTCAACGCCGTCGCTGAGGAGCTCGCCGCCGGCGACGACCGCGTGATCACGGTGACGGCGCCCACCGACGGCAGCGTGCCCGCCGAGGCCGACCTGCTCGCCGTGCTGGACGAGGTCGCCGACGCGGAGATCACGCCCTACGAGGACGCCATCGTCGAGGGCCCGCTCGTGCCTGCTCCGCCCGCCGCCGGCTCCGTCTTCGAGGAGGACGCGGACGCCGACCTCGGCACGATCACGTGGACGCTCTCCAACGGCGCCACGGTCATCCTCAAGCCGACCGACTTCAAGGCCGACGAGGTGCTCCTGAGCGCGACCAGCCCCGGCGGCACGTCGCTCCTCGACGACGAGGCCGTGATCGCGGCCGGCGGCGCGGCCGGCTACGTCGGCCAGTCGGGCGTGGGCGCGTTCGACCAGACGGCGCTCGGGAAGGCCCTCTCGGGCCAGATCGTCAGTGTCCGGCCGACGATCTCGGGCCAGACCGAAGGGTTCACGGGCAGCGCAGCCCCCGGCGACCTCGAAACCCTGTTTCAGCTCGTCCACCTCTACGTGACCGCCCCGCGGCTCGACCGCGACGCGTTCGAGGCCGCGCTGGCCCAGACGCGCGGCATCCTCGGCAGCCAAGTCAACGTGCCACGCGTCGCGTTCGGCGACACGCTCTCGGCCACGCTCGCCAACGGGGACCCCCGCAGCCGGACGCTCCGCGAGTACCTCGGCGACCTCGACCGGGCCGACCTCGACCGCTCGCTCGCGTTCTACCGGGACCGGTTCGCCGACGTCTCCGACTTCACGTTCGTGCTCGTGGGCGCCGTCGAGCCCGAGGCCGTCCGGCCGCTCGTCGAGACGTACCTCGCCAGCCTCCCCGGCGCCGGCCGCGACGAGGCGCCCGTCGACCGCTCGGTGGCTCCGCCGGAGGGCGTCATCGAGAAGACGGTCCGCGCCGGCGTCGAGCCGCAGGCTCAGGTGGCTCTCGTGTTCCACGGCGAGATCGACGCCGACGACAACGAGGACCGCGCGATCCTCGACGCCACCGCCGACGTGCTGTCGAAGATGCTCCGCGAGGAGCTCCGCGAGGACCGCGGCGGCGTCTACGGCGTCGGCGTCCGGCCGAGCGTCGACCGGGACGAGGACCGGTACCAGATTCGCATCCAGTTCGGCGCCGACCCCGACCGCGTGGATGAGCTGGTGGACGCGGTGTTCGCCGAGATCGCGACGCTGAAGGCCGGCGAGGCCGAGTCCCACCACCTCGCGGCGTTCCAGGAGCAGCAGCGCCGGGCGCGCGAGACGAACCTCGAAGAGAACAGCTACTGGCTGTCGGTCCTCACGACGGCCGCCCGCTACGACGCGGACCCGCAGGACAGCCTCGACCAGCCCGACATCGTCGCGCGCCTGACGATGGACGACGTCCGCGACATGGCCGTCGACACGCTCGACGAGGACCAGTACGTCCGCGTGGTGCTCCTCCCGGTCGAGGGCGCCACCAGCACCGAGTGA